GGGATTTAAATTCCGGTTTTTATCAATGATGGTATGTGGAGGGAAACCCCCTGATGCTCCGGATGGAGTTGTCATACCAGTCCCTCCCAACCTCTCAACCCTGGATGTGTCTGCTCCCCGGTTTCCGGGACGCTGGCACGCCTCTTTTCTTTTATTTCCTGATCGGTGGCTGCAGCGCCCTTCATAACCCTCAAATATCATCCACACCGATTCACTAATGTTTAGTTATGGCGCTCAGATCGGTGAACCTCCCCGGTGTCGGGACGAAGTATGAATTTGAGACCGAGAAAGGTGACATTGTCGCCATCTTCTTCACCAAGACCGGCACCATCCAGATGTATACCCTCCAGCAGGGATGCCACACTCCAAGTGCCGCTGAAATGACCCCGATGGAGGCGCGACGCCTTGGGAATATCCTGACCGGAGCGATCATCGAAGCGGAATCGGAAAGTGTCGAGATTGCATTCTCAGCCCTTGCAGACCTGCGGATCACTATTCACACGTACATTATCCCGAAACCTGTCGCAGGAAAAACGATCGAAGACCTCCAGATCCGCACCAAGACCGGGGTCACGGTGATCGCTGTCAGCCGCAGGGACAAGAACATCATCAACCCAACCCCGTCATTTGTTTTCGAGACCGGTGATGCAGTCGTCGTGATAGGGGAGACCGACCAGCTCAAGAGGTTCGAGCGGGAAGTCATGGTGGATTAATGGAAGGCATCGTCCTGGCATTATTTGTATGCCTGGTACTTGCTATTATTACGAAATATCTCTCCATCCCTCCAATCCCGTTCTACATTCTCGGGGGCGTGTTGCTCGGAAAAAGCGGGCTTTCGCTGGTGGCCTCCAGCGAGATCAGCCACTTCTTCTCCCAGATGGGTCTGATCTTCCTGCTCTTTTTCATGGGGCTTGAGCTGAAGCTCGACAGAATCGCTCAAAATCCCTCTACTGTCATAACCAGCGGGGTC
Above is a genomic segment from Methanoregula sp. containing:
- a CDS encoding potassium transporter TrkA; translated protein: MALRSVNLPGVGTKYEFETEKGDIVAIFFTKTGTIQMYTLQQGCHTPSAAEMTPMEARRLGNILTGAIIEAESESVEIAFSALADLRITIHTYIIPKPVAGKTIEDLQIRTKTGVTVIAVSRRDKNIINPTPSFVFETGDAVVVIGETDQLKRFEREVMVD